GACTAGGATTGGATAATGCCAAAGATCAACTGGGAACTGGGTCTCAAACATCCATCTGTGGATCTGTCAGTTCTAACACAAGATAAAGTTTTCAGGGGCCTGTGACAAAAGTGTGATAAATATTGTAAACAGTGTAGTACATTTTCTACTAAATCAGATGTGTTCAATTAAAGGCATGTCTTTCTTCCTGAAATAATGCCCTTCCAAGTTTTATGTTACTAAAATCCTATTTTACAATATCATGCTGAAAACAGGCAAAAGTCACTGTTGATTATTTTGTAAAGTTCTTGTTTTTATGTCCTTGTTTGGCAAAATAAGGAATTCGCATTCTTACGTTGGACACCCTATTTTGTTGTTATAGTACTCTGTGAAATCCAAGTTTGAGAACCACTGGCATAGGTCAAAGCTTGTTAGAGGAATGAGATAAGCTATATGAACATGTATCGCTTAAAAACAGAGACGGGTACCCAAAATTAATCTCTAAACATCAAGCAAACCTCTAAATATCGTTCTCTGCTCGAGTATTCCTGGGAATACATGGATGCTCTGGTGTTGGGAGTTTGAGCTTCCATAAGTATATCTTCCATCTGTAATAAGTCTATACACTAAATTTtcacaaacaaaataataatgagaCATATTATGCTGAAGGAAATTAGAGAACTATTCTTCCTTCagttcatctctttctctctctctgcttcattggAATGTCTACTATCCTGATGTGACTTTAAATTTTCATTATCAGAAGGCAGGGATCCAAGGCACCTTCCCTTAGTAACTGCAAAGCTTGTCACCATAATAGCAGGCTTGGTCCGCTTCAGTATGGTGGGATTGCACCAAATTACAGGTTGTTTTCTTTCAATCACCATAAGACACGTTATaagcagacattaaaaaaaagtcaagcaaTCCTAGCATCACAGGATGGGGTATAGAAAGACACAGCCTTGGCTGGCCCTGATCTGGAAGTTTCTAATGGGGTGGTCAGGAGTATCTGTGTCATAAATGTGTATCATGACACTGAAATGTCAAGAATCACTGCTCTTCCAGTTTATATTTTCAGTCTTAAAAAATTGGCAGGTGTGTTGTTCTTTTTCCTCAAAACAGCTGGTTTTCGATAAATCACCTCTCCTTTTTGCTATTTAgtgttttcttgtattttctttgcCAATTCTTACTCTCTTTATTgctgctacagaaaaaaaaaaaaagactagagtTACCTGGACTCTAAGGAACACTGAGACTACATGCACTCAGAGAAGGAGATTTCAAAATGATTACGGTTGGACACATCCATTGATGTCCACAGAGCTCCGTCCGGTTCCCTAGGGGGCTTTGTTCTATGCTGTGATAGCTCTCAGTAGACCAAGTCAAATTGGTCCCTGTTCTCCCTGAGCTTTTGATCCTACAGGGGGAAAAACCAGACTGAGTGACATATAGTTCTAAGAGCATCTCTGTGATCACATGAGTAAAGCACAAAATCAAAAGGACTAATAGGGCACAGCTGAAGAAAGGCCATACTTCAAAAAGCTAATGGAAGATCCATGTGCTGAAGCAATTACAGTAGATCTCAAACATTTTGTGcataaataaacatatcttttaatccaaccttccatgaactttttgaactatCCTGCATCAACACAGCAAGATAATGTCAGATACTATTAGTGAACTTAGTAAATTGTCAGATGTAGAGCACGTTAAAGCCAGGTTCAATCTCATAAGAATTATGTTAATTACTGCTTTAATCAATTTTAGATTGAACTATTTTGATAAGAAACGGACTTTTCTCCCTGGCTGGAATCATTGTGTTACATGTGTGGGCTGCTTACCTGACTGTGACATTCCCCATCTATTttctagaaggcagcagaagtaGCTGCCACTGTTTATAGGGCAAGCACTAGATAAAATCTGTAGTTTGAGGAGATTGTAAATCAGATTCATGTAGCTGAGATTACGAGCTGCTGGTTCTAAACAGAGGACCCCCTCCCACTCTCAAATCCCCATAACTTTATGAGTCTGTTCCCAGTGCCAGGCTCATGGCTCAGGGTACCATGGTTGCTCTTGACTTCCCAGAACGAGAGAAGCAGCTAGAAAACACCCTCCCTAATTGAAAGTTTCAGTGGTTCCAGGAGGAAGAACACCATCTGCTCTTCAACCAAATGCAGATGGCTGATGTGCATAGATGTGTATAGATTAAGGCCCCACGCTGTGGCCGCAAccttcccacatgggctccaaaTCTCAGATTGGGTGGAAGCTTTGAACTCTCATTTTGATTGCCCTCCCCTGAAGatgaaaataatgtttaattTAAGATACCACTTTTCATcactctttaaaatgtttaacaaaTATCCCTGTTATTACAAGCAGTGGAAAAGGATTGGGCATTTAGTCTGATGGGTAAAGTACCTGGTATTAATACTCAGCTCCAATTTCTCACTCCAGTTTCTAGTTACTGCAAACCCTAGGAAACAGCAGGGGTGGCTCAAGTAAccggtccctgctacccacacaggggACCTGGATTGCACTGCCGGACCTggagctggcttcagcctgatggcTTATTataggcatctgaggagtaaaccaatacAGGGGAAcactctctctccaactctgtctcaccaaaaaataaaataataatccttaaagatttattaaaagcACTAGATATATCACTTGAGTTGCATGTGGTCCTGAGTCTATGGAAGAGGGGTAGTGGGGGGAATGGCTGGAAGAAGCTTGGAGCAGGTGCCTGAACTATGGGCTCTTGCCTGTGTTGAGTAAGCCATGTGTAAACTGCACAATTCTAGAGATATTGTGGCTGAAGAGACCAGTCCTAGGATAAAATGGGAGTTTTGATCCTGGTCTTTCACAGGCTACAGGTTTGCACGAGATGAGTGACCCAGTTTGCACAGAGCTCCCCTGTCAGTTCAATCCCACTTCCATTAGCCACTGCTGTGCTACGGGCATTATATACTATCATGTTTAATGGTCTTCTTTTGCTACAGGCCAACAGAGCTAAAGAGCTCTATTAAAACAGCCACACTATAGACCTTGACACCTTTCCTGTCGGGCATTAAATGTGTCCTCGTGCACCTTCCTTGTCCTGTAACATGATTCTTAAGTCCTCTCTAGCTTCTTCAGATTTAAAACAGCAGTAATAAAAACATACTACCCTTTATGTGTGAAGCTATTAGGAAGGGTTTCCAGATTTCAACTTCgagaaacaaatacataaattcagAGCACAGAAGTCAGAGGATTGCATAGCTCTGATTGCAGGCAGTGTATCTCGGTGGTGTAGTGGAAAGAACTGCTTTGAACATCTGGCAGACAGAACTGCTGCTAATTAGCTGTCCGATCTTAGGCCAGTttggcctctctgagcctcagttttatTAGCTTACGTTGGAATCAAGCTAGCTTACACTTAGCTCACACTACGGAGTGGATATTGAGTATACAAATGTCAACAAGATGGGTGTGGTCCCTTCTCTCACGGTGATGACAGTCTAGAAGGATCAAATTAATGAAATACATGTCAAAGGTCTTTCCCAAGGTAGATGATCTGTAAGAACTGGCTCTTTCCCACTCACCTTTAAACAGATGATGCTGACATACCCCACCATAACAAAAAGAAGGTGTCACAatcacagacatgcacacattgTGTTGGAAGCCCAGACACCCACAAAACAAGGAATTTTTCCACTAGTGTGTCTTTTATACTCTGAATTTAAATCCACATAaccatggatttttatttataatcaaCCATGAGTTCCTATTTTTGGTGGAGTTCAAGGAATGATTACACAAATGTGGCCTCTTGTGTCCTTTCTGACCTtttgtgaagtgaatgagaaCAGGTAATACTATCAAATCCGTTTTGCCCATGAATAAGCTAATGGAAGCAGTTTCTTTCAGGCCTCTTTTGTCCCTACACGGCCTACACAGAGGATGCACTCAATAGATGCTGTTTACACGTCGGCTGTTTCAGCAGTGCACAAACGAGCAGCATCCCAGGAGTTAGCAAAAAGAGACTGACCCGGGTTGCACTGCGGCGGCTGAGCTTTTGCCTTCTTCCTCCTCTAGGTAGCTGCGAGATGGGTGACTGGAGTTTCCTGGGGAACATCTTGGAGGAGGTGAATGAGCACTCCACGGTCATCGGCAGGGTCTGGCTCACTGTGCTGTTCATCTTCCGGATCCTTATTCTGGGCACAGCGGCGGAGTTCGTGTGGGGGGATGAGCAGTCCGACTTCGTGTGCAACACCCAGCAACCCGGCTGTGAGAACGTCTGCTACGATGAGgccttccccatctcccacatcCGCCTGTGGGTCCTGCAGATCATCTTTGTCTCCACTCCATCCCTCATGTACGTGGGACACGCGGTGCACCACGTGCGCATGGAGGAGAAGCGCAAGGACCGCGAGGCGGAGGAGCAGTCTCGGGGTGACGGGAGCGAGAGGGTGCCCATGAGCCCCGACCAGGCGAGCAtcaggaagagcagcagcagcagcaaaggcacCAAGAAGTTCCGGCTGGAGGGGACCCTGCTGAGGACCTACGTCTGCCACATCATCTTCAAGACCCTCTTCGAGGTAGGTTTCATCGTGGGCCACTACTTCCTGTACGGTTTCCGCATCCTGCCCCTCTACCGCTGCAGCCGCTGGCCCTGCCCCAACGTGGTGGACTGTTTCGTGTCCAGGCCCACTGAGAAAACCATCTTCATCTTGTTCATGCTCTCTGTGGCCTTTGTGTCCCTCTTCCTCAACATTATGGAGATCAGCCACCTGGGCCTCAAGGGTATCCGATCTGCCTTCAAGAGGCCAGTggagcagccactgggggagaTCCCTGAGAAATCCCTTCACTCCATTGCCGTCTCCTCCATCCAGAAAGCCAAGGGCTACCAGCTCCTCGAAGAAGAGAAAATCGTGTCCCACTATTTCCCTTTGACTGAGGTTGGGATGGTGGAGACAAGCCCTCTTTCAGCCAAGCCCTTCGGACAGTTCGAGGAAAAGATTGGCAGCGGATCCTTAGCTGAGATGCCCCGGGGTTACCAAGAGACGCTGCCCTCCTACGCTCAGGTGGGAGTGCCTGAGGTGGAGGCGAAGGAGCCTGCGGTGGAGGAAGCTGCAGAACCAGAAGTAGGAGAGaagaagccagaagcagagaaggtAACCCTGGAGGCACCTGAGACAGTGCAAGTGCCGGAGGGAGAAAAAGTGGAGACCCCTGGAGTGGGGacggagggagagaaagaagagctgCCAGCCGAGAAGGTTTCCAAGCCAGGACTGCTGGCTGAGAAGACGCCATCGCTGTGTCCTGAGCTGACCACCGATGACATCAGACCCCTGAGCAGGCTGAGCAAagccagcagcagggccaggtcAGACGATCTAACCATATGAAGTGGTGCCCAAGGAAGAAAGCTTCCAGCCAACACGGGGCAAGGTGAAATGGAAAGG
This window of the Ochotona princeps isolate mOchPri1 chromosome 2, mOchPri1.hap1, whole genome shotgun sequence genome carries:
- the GJA8 gene encoding gap junction alpha-8 protein encodes the protein MGDWSFLGNILEEVNEHSTVIGRVWLTVLFIFRILILGTAAEFVWGDEQSDFVCNTQQPGCENVCYDEAFPISHIRLWVLQIIFVSTPSLMYVGHAVHHVRMEEKRKDREAEEQSRGDGSERVPMSPDQASIRKSSSSSKGTKKFRLEGTLLRTYVCHIIFKTLFEVGFIVGHYFLYGFRILPLYRCSRWPCPNVVDCFVSRPTEKTIFILFMLSVAFVSLFLNIMEISHLGLKGIRSAFKRPVEQPLGEIPEKSLHSIAVSSIQKAKGYQLLEEEKIVSHYFPLTEVGMVETSPLSAKPFGQFEEKIGSGSLAEMPRGYQETLPSYAQVGVPEVEAKEPAVEEAAEPEVGEKKPEAEKVTLEAPETVQVPEGEKVETPGVGTEGEKEELPAEKVSKPGLLAEKTPSLCPELTTDDIRPLSRLSKASSRARSDDLTI